The following are encoded in a window of Sinomonas cyclohexanicum genomic DNA:
- a CDS encoding Gfo/Idh/MocA family protein gives MSKPLGVAVIGAGMAGKAHAAAYRTASTLYNPTLPEIRLVSIGDVNAEFGRAAATRFGYERHDSSWQAIAEADDIDVVSVVIANSLHREVVEGLLAAGKHVLCEKPLSDTLADARAMASAARAAEERGVLGRIGFTYRRTPGIAAIRELIQDGTLGRPLHFSGRYWTDYGCSAQAPMSWRYKGGPGSGALADVGSHLAYVGEFLCGDIQTVSGGQLSTAITQRPLPLGAVMGHDHVAVSDTFEPVENDDVASFSAEFSSCIGSLSVSRVAAGHANSLMFEVFCENGAAVFDQRRPSEIGLFLNEGPSAQNGYRQVILGPDHPYIAGGLPMDAPSVGFGQNDAFGYQARAFLEEVAGLPEAESLPRNATFDEGVRNMEILDAVAQSASGAGRRVEVPSAQKPAPAVVR, from the coding sequence ATGAGCAAGCCCCTCGGCGTCGCCGTCATCGGCGCAGGCATGGCCGGCAAGGCCCACGCCGCCGCCTACCGCACCGCCAGCACCCTCTACAACCCCACCCTCCCCGAGATCCGCCTCGTCTCGATCGGGGACGTCAACGCCGAGTTCGGGCGCGCCGCCGCGACCCGCTTCGGCTACGAGCGCCACGACTCGAGCTGGCAGGCCATCGCCGAGGCGGACGACATCGACGTGGTCTCCGTGGTCATCGCGAACTCGCTCCACCGCGAGGTCGTCGAGGGCCTCCTAGCCGCCGGCAAGCACGTCCTGTGCGAGAAGCCGCTCTCCGACACCCTCGCCGACGCCCGCGCGATGGCCAGCGCCGCGCGCGCTGCCGAGGAGCGAGGCGTCCTCGGCCGCATCGGCTTCACGTACCGCCGCACGCCCGGCATCGCTGCGATCCGCGAGCTCATCCAGGACGGCACCCTCGGCCGCCCGCTCCACTTCTCCGGCCGCTACTGGACCGACTACGGCTGCAGCGCGCAGGCGCCCATGAGCTGGCGCTACAAGGGCGGACCGGGCTCGGGCGCGCTCGCCGATGTCGGCTCCCACCTCGCCTACGTGGGCGAGTTCCTCTGCGGAGACATCCAGACCGTCTCGGGCGGGCAGCTCTCCACCGCAATCACGCAGCGCCCGCTCCCGCTCGGCGCCGTCATGGGCCATGACCACGTCGCTGTCTCGGACACCTTCGAGCCGGTGGAGAACGACGACGTTGCGTCCTTCTCGGCCGAGTTCTCCTCGTGCATCGGCTCGCTCTCGGTCTCCCGCGTCGCCGCCGGCCACGCAAACTCGCTCATGTTCGAGGTGTTCTGCGAGAACGGCGCGGCCGTCTTCGACCAGCGCCGCCCGTCCGAGATCGGCCTCTTCCTCAACGAGGGCCCCTCCGCGCAGAACGGCTACCGCCAGGTGATCCTCGGCCCCGACCACCCGTACATCGCGGGCGGTCTCCCCATGGACGCCCCCAGCGTCGGCTTCGGCCAGAACGACGCCTTCGGCTACCAGGCGCGCGCGTTCCTCGAGGAGGTCGCGGGCCTGCCCGAGGCCGAGTCCCTCCCGCGGAATGCGACGTTCGATGAGGGCGTGCGCAACATGGAGATCCTCGACGCCGTTGCCCAGTCGGCGTCCGGCGCGGGCCGCCGCGTCGAGGTGCCGTCCGCGCAGAAGCCCGCACCCGCCGTCGTGCGCTGA
- a CDS encoding sugar phosphate isomerase/epimerase family protein, which translates to MKLGVYNAILHDRPLPEALEVIAGLGLTGIEINTGGFLPAVHVPTFDDILVSDAARDDYLGIFEGTGVGIAGLNCNGNPLHPKAEIAQKHAEDIRRSIRLAERLGQNRVVTMSGLPGGEPGATVTNWVVNAWNSAALDVLDYQWGIAADLWRETDRLAADHGVKVALELHPQNIVFNTADVYKLVELTGATHVGVELDASHLFWQQMDPVAVVRELGPLVFHAAAKDVRVNPENAKLYGVLDNRFRRLSADEPRTNLGGDEWANEWPKDSAWDFVALGRGHDAAYWAEFLSALRDVDAEMMVNIEHEDVSLGRIEGLEVAAGVLLEAARMIGEDAPARA; encoded by the coding sequence ATGAAGCTCGGCGTCTACAACGCAATCCTGCACGACCGCCCACTGCCCGAGGCCCTCGAGGTCATCGCCGGCCTCGGCCTGACGGGGATCGAGATCAACACCGGCGGCTTCCTGCCCGCCGTCCACGTCCCCACGTTTGACGACATCCTCGTCAGCGACGCCGCCCGCGACGACTACCTCGGGATCTTCGAAGGCACCGGGGTCGGCATCGCCGGCCTGAACTGCAACGGCAACCCGCTGCACCCCAAGGCCGAGATCGCGCAGAAGCACGCCGAGGACATCCGCCGCTCGATCCGCCTCGCCGAGCGCCTCGGCCAGAACCGCGTCGTGACCATGTCCGGTCTGCCCGGTGGAGAGCCCGGCGCGACCGTGACGAACTGGGTCGTCAACGCGTGGAACTCGGCGGCGCTGGACGTGCTGGACTACCAGTGGGGCATCGCCGCCGACCTCTGGCGCGAGACGGACCGGCTCGCCGCGGACCACGGCGTCAAGGTCGCGCTCGAGCTGCACCCGCAGAACATCGTGTTCAACACCGCGGACGTGTACAAGCTCGTCGAGCTGACGGGCGCCACGCACGTCGGTGTCGAGCTGGACGCGTCGCACCTGTTCTGGCAGCAGATGGACCCCGTCGCGGTGGTCCGCGAGCTCGGCCCGCTCGTGTTCCACGCCGCCGCGAAGGACGTGCGGGTCAACCCGGAGAACGCGAAGCTCTACGGCGTCCTGGACAACCGCTTCCGCCGGCTCTCCGCGGACGAGCCCCGCACCAACCTCGGCGGGGACGAGTGGGCCAACGAGTGGCCCAAGGACTCCGCGTGGGACTTCGTCGCGCTGGGCCGCGGGCACGACGCCGCCTACTGGGCCGAGTTCCTGTCCGCCCTGCGCGACGTGGACGCCGAGATGATGGTCAACATCGAGCACGAGGACGTCTCCCTCGGCCGGATCGAGGGACTCGAGGTCGCCGCCGGGGTCCTGCTCGAGGCCGCCCGGATGATCGGAGAGGACGCCCCGGCGCGCGCCTGA
- a CDS encoding GMC oxidoreductase, whose protein sequence is MAEAEHGRIQPHAPRDVRGVPANVSDGVRQNTGVAYLLPAIGRPNLTAVGGATATHLLFAGARVTGVEYLRDGRLDRAYADHVVLCAGAFTSAHLLMLSGIGPARELRRAGIPVVAHSPAVGTRFSDHPQLVIEWTPRHQRPAAPGEWMGGALHTDDLELLGTVKPMTALLEPAHGGDLAPLALMASVQAPRNTGRLRLTSADPLDPPLIDYGYLRDGDDRRRMREAARLCLDLLSTPDWQSAHDGLVGITPEDAADDRSLDSWIAAHLGTALHTCGTVPFGGTGAAADGEGRVRGVEGLTVADTSILPTAPRRGPALAAVLVGEVIAAHLCASDTVPPRAVVR, encoded by the coding sequence GTGGCCGAGGCCGAGCACGGCCGAATCCAGCCCCATGCGCCGCGCGACGTCCGGGGTGTACCCGCCAACGTCTCCGACGGCGTCCGACAGAACACCGGTGTGGCCTACCTCCTGCCGGCGATCGGTCGGCCAAACCTCACCGCCGTCGGCGGGGCGACTGCCACTCACCTGCTCTTCGCGGGAGCACGCGTAACCGGCGTCGAGTACCTGCGCGACGGCCGACTGGACCGCGCCTACGCCGACCACGTGGTGCTGTGCGCGGGCGCCTTCACGTCAGCCCACCTCCTCATGCTCTCGGGCATCGGGCCGGCCCGCGAGCTGCGGCGCGCAGGAATACCCGTCGTGGCGCATTCGCCTGCCGTCGGGACGCGCTTCAGCGATCATCCTCAGCTCGTCATCGAATGGACGCCGCGCCATCAGCGCCCCGCCGCCCCCGGCGAGTGGATGGGCGGCGCGCTCCACACCGACGACCTCGAACTGCTCGGCACCGTCAAACCGATGACCGCACTGCTCGAGCCAGCGCATGGAGGAGACCTCGCGCCGCTGGCCCTCATGGCCTCGGTCCAGGCCCCGCGCAACACCGGTCGCCTTCGACTCACCTCGGCCGACCCCCTCGACCCGCCGCTCATCGACTACGGATACCTCCGCGACGGCGACGACAGGCGCCGGATGCGCGAGGCGGCACGACTGTGCCTCGACCTGCTCAGCACCCCGGACTGGCAGTCCGCCCACGACGGCCTCGTCGGGATCACCCCCGAGGACGCGGCGGACGACCGCTCCCTGGACTCGTGGATCGCCGCGCACCTGGGAACAGCGCTGCACACCTGCGGGACGGTGCCCTTCGGCGGCACCGGGGCGGCCGCCGACGGCGAGGGCAGGGTCCGGGGCGTCGAGGGACTCACCGTGGCGGACACGTCCATCCTGCCGACGGCGCCGCGGCGTGGCCCCGCACTCGCGGCCGTTCTCGTCGGAGAGGTGATCGCGGCGCACCTGTGCGCGTCGGACACGGTGCCGCCACGCGCCGTCGTGCGCTGA
- the mftE gene encoding mycofactocin biosynthesis peptidyl-dipeptidase MftE has product MRRREDGWGLAGAHWPELGDVDLVLVPVGSTEQHGPHLPFDTDTVIAASVAAAAAERLHDDGVSVRVAPPLPFGASGEHEAFPGTVSIGEEVLAGVVIEMARSIRTWAPRVVFVNGHGGNIRALSGAVAQLRGEGHDAAWVPCATPGADAHAGHAETSVLLNLAPERVHLAEAVAGPVAPVEELMPLLRERGVRAVSPSGVLGDPTAASAEHGALVVEAMTASLVRRVTAAAVDGRGCLRDVATVER; this is encoded by the coding sequence ATGAGAAGGCGGGAGGACGGATGGGGCCTGGCCGGCGCGCACTGGCCCGAACTCGGCGACGTGGACCTCGTGCTCGTCCCGGTGGGTTCGACGGAGCAGCATGGCCCCCACCTCCCGTTCGATACCGACACGGTCATCGCGGCGTCGGTTGCCGCGGCGGCGGCGGAGCGGCTGCATGACGACGGCGTCTCCGTCCGCGTGGCTCCGCCGCTGCCCTTCGGCGCGAGCGGAGAGCACGAGGCCTTCCCGGGGACGGTGTCGATCGGCGAGGAGGTGCTGGCCGGCGTCGTGATCGAGATGGCGCGCTCGATCCGCACGTGGGCGCCCCGCGTCGTCTTCGTCAACGGCCACGGCGGCAACATCCGCGCGCTCTCCGGCGCCGTCGCCCAGCTGCGCGGGGAGGGGCACGACGCCGCGTGGGTGCCGTGCGCGACGCCCGGCGCCGATGCGCACGCGGGGCACGCTGAGACCTCTGTGCTGCTGAACCTCGCGCCGGAGAGGGTCCACCTCGCCGAGGCCGTGGCCGGTCCGGTGGCGCCTGTCGAGGAGCTCATGCCCCTCCTCCGTGAGAGGGGCGTCCGGGCCGTGTCGCCGAGCGGTGTCCTGGGCGACCCGACGGCCGCCTCCGCGGAGCACGGCGCCCTGGTGGTCGAGGCCATGACGGCATCCCTCGTGCGGCGCGTCACCGCAGCGGCCGTCGACGGACGTGGCTGCCTCCGTGACGTCGCGACGGTGGAGCGATGA
- the mftF gene encoding mycofactocin biosynthesis glycosyltransferase MftF (Members of this protein family, MftF, are glycosyltransferases, members of PF00535 (glycosyl transferase family 2). The encoding gene is found as part of the mycofactocin cassette, in Mycobacterium tuberculosis, many other Actinobacteria, and occasional members of other lineages. Mycofactocin itself, a putative redox carrier, is a heavily modified derivative of the C-terminal Val-Tyr dipeptide of the mycofactocin precursor MftA (TIGR03969).) yields MTLPPEFAVRLNRHTRLVDGGRVLLGGSPTRLVHLAPKARPLLKDRTVRADTPAGAVLADRLLDLAMADPVTEELPEPDAEYSVVIPVMDRPAELARLLASIEASAPAGHAPPVIVVDDGSRAPEDIAGVAARHGARLVALPENVGPGGARNAGLREVTTPFVVFADSDIVLNPRTVPTLLKHFADPKVGMAAPRIVGLKGQRTWIARYEDARSSLDLGDDPAAVKPRSPVAWASTACVVARVAAVGEGFDDAMRVGEDVDLGWRLVDAGWRVRYEPAAQAEHEHRAAFGDWIARKAVYGTGAHPLSQRHPDAIAPAVLSPWSAGLVLALMAQRRWSVPAAFVIYGVTSVRIARKLRRTDHPYVLGAWLTANGVVSAGAQASALALRHWWPLAAAGCLVSRRMRRIVAVAAVADIALEYRRNPAQLDVLRFGLAKRLDDLAYGAGVWFAALRARSWASLKPDIRGRRG; encoded by the coding sequence ATGACGCTCCCTCCCGAGTTCGCGGTGCGGCTCAACAGGCATACCCGGTTGGTCGATGGCGGACGCGTACTTCTGGGCGGATCCCCCACCCGGTTGGTGCACCTCGCCCCCAAGGCCCGCCCTCTGCTGAAGGACAGGACGGTGCGGGCAGACACTCCCGCCGGCGCGGTGCTCGCCGACCGGCTGCTCGACCTCGCGATGGCCGATCCGGTCACGGAGGAACTGCCGGAGCCGGACGCTGAATACTCGGTGGTCATTCCCGTCATGGACCGGCCCGCCGAGCTCGCCCGGCTCCTGGCCAGCATCGAGGCGAGCGCGCCCGCAGGCCACGCCCCGCCCGTCATCGTGGTCGACGACGGGTCGAGGGCCCCTGAGGACATCGCGGGGGTCGCCGCGCGGCACGGAGCGCGGCTCGTCGCCCTGCCGGAGAACGTCGGACCCGGCGGCGCCCGCAATGCAGGTCTGCGCGAGGTCACCACACCCTTCGTGGTGTTCGCCGATTCGGACATCGTGCTCAACCCGCGCACCGTGCCCACGCTCCTGAAGCACTTCGCCGACCCCAAGGTCGGCATGGCGGCTCCCCGGATCGTGGGGCTGAAGGGCCAGCGCACGTGGATTGCCCGCTACGAGGACGCGCGCTCGTCGCTCGATTTGGGCGACGACCCGGCCGCCGTCAAGCCACGCTCGCCGGTCGCGTGGGCGTCGACGGCCTGTGTCGTGGCCCGCGTCGCGGCGGTGGGCGAGGGCTTCGACGACGCGATGCGGGTCGGCGAGGACGTGGATCTGGGCTGGCGCCTGGTCGACGCCGGCTGGAGGGTCCGATACGAGCCGGCCGCCCAGGCCGAGCACGAGCATCGCGCGGCCTTCGGCGACTGGATCGCACGCAAGGCGGTGTACGGAACCGGCGCCCATCCTCTCTCGCAGAGGCATCCTGACGCGATCGCGCCCGCGGTCCTTTCCCCCTGGAGCGCGGGCCTCGTGCTGGCCCTCATGGCCCAGCGGCGCTGGTCGGTGCCTGCCGCATTCGTGATCTACGGCGTGACCTCGGTGCGGATCGCCCGCAAGCTTCGGCGCACGGACCACCCGTACGTCCTCGGCGCCTGGCTCACAGCGAACGGCGTGGTCAGCGCGGGCGCGCAGGCGTCGGCGCTCGCGCTGCGGCACTGGTGGCCGCTCGCAGCTGCGGGATGCCTCGTCTCGAGGCGCATGCGCAGGATCGTCGCCGTGGCGGCGGTGGCAGACATTGCCCTCGAGTACCGCCGGAACCCGGCGCAGCTCGACGTCCTCCGCTTCGGGCTCGCCAAGCGCCTCGATGACCTGGCCTACGGCGCGGGAGTCTGGTTCGCGGCGCTCAGGGCGCGGTCGTGGGCCTCGCTGAAGCCTGACATCCGCGGCCGCAGGGGCTAG
- a CDS encoding LacI family DNA-binding transcriptional regulator: MAKRPTMADVAAEAGVSRALVSIVFRGVPGASDATRERVLAAAERLGYRPDTRARLLRSARSRLLGVVFALDGAFHGELVEALYPAAAVAGFDLALSARGPRRSEDEALRSLLDLGVEALLVLAPDTSPDALSALPLPVVSLLEPQAGHTISSVATDESAGVELAVAHLRGLGHRRIAHIDGGSAVGAAARRDAFRLLAGRDAIVVPGGPHDADGMDAARMLLALAAARRHEAPTAAVVFNDEAALGVVHVLRAAGLRVPEDLSVVGYDDSHLAALAHVGLTSVRQDPDALAAAAVRAAAEALEGRHEHVLVSPSLTVRSSTAPPPAGVR; the protein is encoded by the coding sequence GTGGCCAAGCGGCCCACCATGGCCGATGTCGCGGCCGAGGCCGGCGTCTCGCGTGCGCTCGTCTCGATCGTGTTCCGCGGCGTCCCGGGCGCGAGCGATGCGACCCGCGAGCGCGTCCTCGCCGCCGCGGAGCGCCTCGGCTACCGACCCGACACCCGGGCCCGCCTCCTGCGCAGTGCACGGAGCCGGCTGCTCGGCGTCGTCTTCGCGCTCGACGGCGCGTTCCACGGCGAACTCGTTGAGGCCCTCTACCCCGCGGCCGCCGTGGCCGGGTTCGATCTCGCCCTGTCCGCGCGCGGGCCGCGGCGCTCCGAGGACGAGGCGCTCCGGTCCCTCCTGGATCTCGGCGTCGAGGCCCTCCTCGTCCTGGCCCCGGACACCTCGCCCGACGCGCTCTCGGCCCTCCCGCTCCCGGTGGTCTCTCTCCTCGAGCCGCAGGCCGGCCACACCATCTCGAGCGTCGCGACGGACGAGTCCGCCGGCGTCGAGCTCGCCGTCGCGCACCTCAGGGGCCTGGGGCACCGCCGGATCGCGCACATCGACGGTGGCTCGGCCGTGGGCGCCGCCGCGCGCCGTGACGCGTTCCGGCTCCTGGCCGGCCGGGACGCCATCGTCGTCCCGGGAGGGCCGCATGACGCCGACGGCATGGATGCGGCCAGAATGCTCCTCGCCCTCGCCGCCGCCCGCCGGCACGAGGCGCCCACCGCGGCCGTCGTCTTCAACGACGAGGCTGCGCTCGGCGTCGTCCACGTGCTGCGGGCCGCCGGCCTCCGCGTGCCCGAGGACCTCTCCGTCGTCGGCTACGACGACTCCCATCTGGCGGCCCTTGCGCACGTGGGCCTCACGAGCGTGCGCCAGGACCCCGACGCCCTCGCGGCGGCGGCGGTCCGCGCGGCCGCCGAGGCACTCGAGGGGCGGCACGAGCACGTCTTGGTCTCCCCATCGCTCACGGTGAGGTCGAGCACCGCGCCGCCGCCCGCCGGTGTGCGCTAG
- a CDS encoding Gfo/Idh/MocA family oxidoreductase → MSYQTVDSSRTPPVRIGLIGAGWMGAFHARSLAQRIPGATLAVIADPAVEAATKLAAELGVERVTAEAADLFADPEIDAVVIAGPIRFHAPLSIAAVRAGKHVFCEKPGSTTLEELGEVEAAVAEAGVHWQIGFNRRYAADFLAARRDLAAGTVGTPQLLRSLTRDPGTGSIPNAARVPQWTMFLETLIHDFDALNWMNPGAEPLTVHVLADALVEPSFKPAGFIDTAVATIRYSNGAIAVAEASFSALYGYDVRGETFGSAGMVQAGRPTETAARRYTAAGLGAETPRLNIELFADAYRDELADFAVHVAARRDGAESPDHGVPLTPGLADARRALAVARACIESVQSGAPADVVGSGVDAAQEGAQAVAGAVTP, encoded by the coding sequence ATGAGCTACCAGACCGTCGACTCGTCGCGGACCCCGCCGGTGCGCATCGGACTCATCGGCGCCGGCTGGATGGGGGCGTTCCACGCCCGCAGCCTCGCACAGAGGATCCCGGGCGCGACGCTCGCGGTGATCGCCGACCCCGCTGTCGAGGCCGCCACGAAGCTCGCGGCAGAGCTCGGCGTCGAGAGGGTCACCGCGGAGGCGGCCGACCTCTTCGCGGACCCCGAGATCGACGCAGTCGTCATCGCCGGCCCCATCCGGTTCCACGCGCCGCTCTCGATCGCCGCCGTCCGCGCGGGCAAGCACGTGTTCTGCGAGAAGCCCGGTTCGACGACGCTCGAGGAGCTCGGAGAGGTCGAGGCCGCGGTCGCCGAGGCGGGCGTGCACTGGCAGATTGGCTTCAACCGCCGCTATGCCGCCGATTTCCTCGCCGCGCGCCGTGACCTCGCCGCCGGCACCGTCGGCACGCCCCAGCTGCTGCGCTCCCTCACGCGGGACCCGGGCACCGGCTCGATCCCGAACGCCGCCCGCGTCCCGCAGTGGACCATGTTCCTCGAAACGCTCATCCACGACTTCGACGCCCTCAACTGGATGAACCCCGGCGCCGAACCGCTCACCGTCCACGTCCTCGCGGATGCCCTCGTGGAGCCCTCGTTCAAGCCCGCGGGCTTCATCGACACGGCGGTCGCCACGATCCGGTACAGCAACGGAGCCATCGCCGTTGCCGAGGCCAGCTTCTCCGCGCTCTACGGCTACGACGTGCGCGGGGAGACCTTCGGCTCGGCCGGGATGGTCCAGGCTGGTCGTCCGACGGAGACCGCAGCCCGCCGCTACACAGCCGCGGGCCTGGGGGCCGAGACCCCGCGTTTGAACATCGAGCTCTTCGCCGATGCCTACCGCGACGAGCTCGCCGACTTCGCTGTCCACGTCGCCGCGCGTCGGGACGGCGCGGAGTCGCCCGACCACGGCGTGCCGCTCACGCCAGGCCTCGCCGACGCGAGGCGAGCACTCGCCGTCGCCCGCGCGTGCATTGAGTCGGTGCAGAGCGGGGCGCCGGCCGACGTGGTCGGTTCGGGGGTCGACGCCGCGCAGGAAGGCGCGCAGGCCGTCGCCGGGGCGGTGACGCCGTGA
- a CDS encoding TIM barrel protein yields the protein MRLAVCAEMVFTDLPFAERVRRIHEAGFDVEMWDSRTKDIAELKATGARFSSMTGYVSGSLVEPDTADHVVSTAEGLIPTALQLGVERLVVHPAELVDGQAARPHWRSDGAMWFTAAKALERLGELGARHGLTFCLENLNTVLDHPGIPLARAKDTLALVKAVDHPNVRLMLDLYHAQIGEGNLIALVREALPWIGEIQVADVPGRCEPGTGEINYAAVHRALAGAGYDGTVGMEAYAAADPDDALKAFGTAFGR from the coding sequence GTGAGGCTCGCCGTCTGTGCCGAGATGGTCTTCACGGACCTGCCGTTCGCCGAGCGGGTCCGGCGGATCCACGAGGCCGGGTTCGACGTCGAGATGTGGGACTCCCGCACCAAGGACATCGCGGAGCTCAAGGCCACCGGTGCCCGCTTCTCGTCGATGACGGGCTATGTGTCCGGGTCACTCGTGGAGCCGGACACCGCCGACCATGTGGTGAGCACCGCGGAAGGCCTCATCCCCACGGCACTCCAGCTCGGCGTCGAACGCCTCGTGGTGCACCCAGCCGAGCTCGTGGACGGGCAGGCCGCGCGGCCCCACTGGCGCTCGGACGGGGCCATGTGGTTCACCGCCGCGAAGGCGCTCGAGCGGCTCGGCGAGCTCGGTGCGAGGCACGGCCTCACGTTCTGCCTCGAGAACCTCAACACCGTCCTCGATCACCCGGGCATCCCGCTCGCGCGGGCCAAGGACACGCTCGCGCTCGTGAAGGCGGTGGACCACCCGAACGTGAGGCTCATGCTCGACCTCTACCATGCCCAGATCGGGGAGGGGAACCTCATCGCACTCGTGCGCGAGGCCCTGCCGTGGATCGGCGAGATCCAGGTCGCGGACGTGCCCGGCCGCTGCGAGCCAGGCACGGGTGAGATCAACTACGCGGCCGTGCACCGCGCGCTCGCGGGGGCCGGATATGACGGGACGGTCGGGATGGAGGCCTACGCCGCCGCTGATCCGGACGACGCCCTGAAGGCCTTCGGGACGGCGTTCGGGCGATAG
- a CDS encoding HhH-GPD-type base excision DNA repair protein yields the protein MTLHITGDADADRLLTEDPLALLIGMLLDQQVPMETAFAGPLKIADRAGTLDAAALAHMNPDEFAALFKETPAVHRFPGSMAARVQALCAAVEGEWGDDASAIWTRGGPDGAETLKRLKKLPGFGEQKAKIFLALLGKQYGYEGAGWREACAPYGEEGSYRSVADIVSPESLGKVREHKRAMKAAAKAKSS from the coding sequence ATGACCCTGCACATCACAGGCGACGCCGACGCCGACCGCCTGCTCACCGAGGATCCCCTCGCGCTGCTGATCGGGATGCTCCTGGACCAACAGGTCCCCATGGAGACCGCGTTCGCGGGTCCGCTCAAGATCGCGGACCGGGCCGGCACCCTCGACGCGGCCGCCCTCGCGCACATGAACCCCGACGAGTTCGCGGCGCTGTTCAAGGAGACCCCCGCCGTGCACCGCTTCCCCGGCTCGATGGCGGCCCGGGTGCAGGCGCTGTGCGCGGCGGTCGAGGGGGAGTGGGGCGACGACGCGTCGGCGATCTGGACCCGGGGCGGCCCGGACGGGGCCGAGACGCTCAAGCGGCTCAAGAAGCTCCCGGGATTCGGCGAGCAGAAGGCAAAGATCTTCCTTGCGCTGCTCGGCAAGCAGTACGGCTACGAGGGCGCCGGCTGGCGGGAGGCCTGCGCCCCGTACGGCGAGGAGGGCTCGTACCGCAGCGTGGCGGACATCGTCTCGCCGGAGTCGCTCGGGAAGGTCCGTGAACACAAGCGGGCCATGAAGGCGGCGGCGAAGGCGAAGTCCTCGTAG
- a CDS encoding amino acid permease translates to MSESNRSGSSQANQSILRRKPIGEIEEEQGIGHLSKSLGLWQLTAIGVGGIIGAGIFSLAGAVAHQTAGPAVLISFLIAGVASAAAALSYAEFAGMIPKAGSAYTYGYASLGEVVGWFIGWDLLLEYTAIVAVVAIGISGYFGFLVGELGIDLPAWMLGAPGTGDGHVIDLFAIVLCLLTAWILTRGIQSTGRFELFIVALKVLLVVVIVVLGVFHINSANYHPYFPFGFGGVMTGAATVFFAVFGYDAMSTAAEESRDATKHMPKAIIYSLIIAMVLYVLATLVLTGMQNYTEIDPKSGFATAFASVGLGGVADVIAVGAIISILTVMLTFMLGVTRVWFSMSRDGLLPKWFAKTDPKRHVPTRVTWIVGIGSALLAGVLPINTVAELTNIGILSAFVVVCLAVIVLRYRSPEIPRSFRTPWMPVVPAVGVLFSLWLIISLPWETWVRFAVWLVIGLAIYFGYSRRHSLLNPASPRHADHDAPPRAAGA, encoded by the coding sequence ATGTCGGAATCGAACCGGTCGGGATCGAGCCAGGCGAACCAGTCCATACTCCGTCGCAAGCCGATCGGAGAGATCGAGGAGGAGCAGGGCATCGGCCACCTGTCCAAGTCCCTGGGGCTCTGGCAGCTGACCGCGATCGGCGTCGGCGGCATCATCGGCGCGGGCATCTTCTCGCTCGCCGGTGCGGTGGCCCACCAGACCGCGGGCCCGGCCGTGCTGATCTCGTTCCTCATCGCCGGTGTCGCGAGCGCCGCGGCCGCGCTCTCCTATGCCGAGTTCGCCGGCATGATCCCCAAGGCCGGCTCGGCGTACACGTACGGCTACGCGTCCCTCGGCGAGGTGGTCGGATGGTTCATCGGGTGGGACCTCCTGCTCGAGTACACGGCGATCGTCGCCGTCGTCGCAATCGGCATCTCCGGGTACTTCGGGTTCCTCGTCGGGGAGCTCGGGATCGACCTGCCCGCGTGGATGCTCGGCGCCCCCGGCACCGGAGACGGCCACGTCATCGACCTCTTCGCGATCGTCCTCTGCCTCCTCACGGCGTGGATCCTCACGCGCGGCATCCAGAGCACCGGCCGCTTCGAGCTGTTCATCGTGGCGCTGAAGGTCCTGCTCGTGGTGGTCATCGTGGTGCTCGGCGTCTTCCACATCAACAGCGCCAACTACCATCCGTACTTCCCGTTCGGGTTCGGCGGCGTCATGACGGGCGCCGCCACGGTCTTCTTCGCCGTGTTCGGCTACGACGCCATGAGCACCGCTGCCGAGGAGTCACGGGACGCCACCAAGCACATGCCCAAGGCGATCATCTACTCGCTCATCATCGCGATGGTCCTCTATGTCCTCGCGACCCTCGTGCTCACGGGCATGCAGAACTACACGGAGATCGACCCCAAGTCCGGCTTCGCGACCGCCTTCGCCTCCGTGGGGCTCGGCGGGGTCGCGGACGTCATTGCCGTGGGCGCGATCATCTCGATCCTCACGGTGATGCTCACGTTCATGCTCGGCGTGACCCGCGTGTGGTTCTCCATGAGCCGCGACGGCCTGCTCCCCAAGTGGTTCGCCAAGACCGACCCGAAGCGCCACGTCCCCACCCGCGTCACCTGGATCGTGGGGATCGGCTCCGCGCTCCTGGCCGGGGTCCTGCCCATCAACACCGTCGCGGAGCTGACGAACATCGGCATCCTCTCGGCCTTCGTGGTGGTGTGCCTGGCCGTGATCGTGCTGCGCTACCGCAGTCCCGAGATCCCCCGCTCGTTCAGGACGCCGTGGATGCCCGTGGTCCCGGCAGTCGGCGTCCTGTTCTCGCTGTGGCTCATCATCTCCCTGCCGTGGGAGACGTGGGTCCGGTTCGCGGTGTGGCTCGTGATCGGCCTCGCGATCTACTTCGGCTACTCCCGGAGGCACTCGCTCCTCAACCCGGCCAGCCCCCGCCACGCGGACCACGACGCGCCGCCCAGGGCGGCCGGAGCCTGA